In Drosophila takahashii strain IR98-3 E-12201 chromosome 4, DtakHiC1v2, whole genome shotgun sequence, one DNA window encodes the following:
- the LOC108054260 gene encoding uncharacterized protein isoform X1 has product MIIYGPWYRIFRFVAFLIIVSTRLKGNPNMESNIDNDAIDVGVLAPNDQENEDANRIGKIAVAVGTPVAKKTSCAALKRMNATSEKDSPTQPDPPKIPGTPDNLCPTTNETSRCSCKKSVRSAIDYNDIIVRTA; this is encoded by the exons tttacggtccctggtatagaatatttcgtttcgttgcctttttgattatagtgagtactaggcttaaaggAAACCCAAATATGGAGTCGAATATTG ATAATGACGCCATCGATGTTGGCGTCTTGGCGCCAAACGACCAGGAAAACGAAGACGCCAATCGGATTGGGAAAATTGCAGTCGCTGTGGGCACTCCGGTGGCCAAGAAAACGAGCTGTGCGGCTCTCAAGCGAATGAATGCCACTTCGGAAAAGGATTCGCCCACACAGCCGGATCCTCCGAAGATTCCCGGAACTCCTGACAATCTTTGCCCAACCACAAACGAAACCTCGCGATGCAGTTGCAAGAAAAGTGTGCGTTCTGCGATCGACTACAATGATATTATTGTCAGAACCGCATAG
- the LOC108054260 gene encoding uncharacterized protein isoform X2, whose product MESNIDNDAIDVGVLAPNDQENEDANRIGKIAVAVGTPVAKKTSCAALKRMNATSEKDSPTQPDPPKIPGTPDNLCPTTNETSRCSCKKSVRSAIDYNDIIVRTA is encoded by the exons ATGGAGTCGAATATTG ATAATGACGCCATCGATGTTGGCGTCTTGGCGCCAAACGACCAGGAAAACGAAGACGCCAATCGGATTGGGAAAATTGCAGTCGCTGTGGGCACTCCGGTGGCCAAGAAAACGAGCTGTGCGGCTCTCAAGCGAATGAATGCCACTTCGGAAAAGGATTCGCCCACACAGCCGGATCCTCCGAAGATTCCCGGAACTCCTGACAATCTTTGCCCAACCACAAACGAAACCTCGCGATGCAGTTGCAAGAAAAGTGTGCGTTCTGCGATCGACTACAATGATATTATTGTCAGAACCGCATAG